The window ATTTTTTAGGGTTTCTGAGGATTTATTTCAAACCTAGGAGAAAATTGCTGAAATACACCAATCATAATAATCACCTACATTGCATCGTTGGGCTTTTGAACTCAGTGTGTTTCTACATTGACAATGACAAAGGAAAATGATTTGTGATGGACCAATGTTAGTTTAGGCAAATTGTCAGAACAAATCTATAGCTTCATATTTGGCTGAACAATAAACATAATCTAACTTGCATTTTGTCTTCAGTGTATGCTACATTATGAGCACCGTGCTATCATGTGTTAAAGCATAAATAATCGCCATCTCCTTCATATTGACTGTGGTAATGGACTTCGGTCATGCGTGCAGTGGGTCAGCCAGCTGTGTAAACCTCAACATTGTTACCTGCAGCCCATCAAATCAAAGTATGATGCTCTGCAGTgtaacagacaaacataactcTTTAGGTTATATGCACTTTCAGCTTAAAGTCCATAGCCTGCAAGGCTTCGTAGCATATTCACAGCCCAGTATAAATTCAATGAATAAGCGACAGCgcttttgtttttgatgctCGGTGCAGTCAAGGGTCTGGCTGTATAACGCTTAGTCATACGCTCTGTTTCCATGTAGGAGGCAGCCGTGTAATTTAGCATTCAGGGAGTGGTACGCTAATGGCTTCTGTGTTCTTGGCAAGAAGAAAATGCTGACTGTGGACCTTGTCTACTACAAGGGTCAGAttgtgcatgagtgtgtttaTGATAACTGCTTCAGCATGTGTGGGGCAGTGTTTTAAGGCTGGATAATGAAAGGGGACAAACAAGCACTGGTACTGACTCAAAAGGCAGTCAAGCTCGGGATACTTAGATGTCTTTGGACCGCCCTCATCCGATGGGCTTTTCATTTTACTGTTTATGTtagaaactataaaaataaatatatctgTAATCAACCTAGACGGTAGGAGATGGACAGAATTAGACCATATATTCATCTCATACGagaataattgtgttttttatcaaTATAAGAttattgtctgtttttaattgtCCTCTATCTGCAAACAATGGTATGCTAATTTTTTTGAGCTTTTCACTTTATTAGATAGTGGAAGTGGATAGAtgggaaaggagggagagagagagaggggatgacacgcagcagagggccgcaggtcggatttgtACCCGGGCCACTAGCAAAGGACTCGGTCTACACTCTATTGgagagctagaggtcgccccaagTCTgcaaaaaccttttctcattttCTGTTTCCCTTCTAGATGATGGCGGTAAAAGTAAGAATCAAGcaaagagggagaagaagaggcCACCAGGGACAGTGGATTTCATTGTGAGTCAAACtaagtgaaaacaaacaaaaaaaaagtaacattgtGACTTAATAACAGAACGGTTATAGATTGTTTTAGTTCTAGATAGTATTTTGATctgtgtgctttaaaaaaaaaaaaaaatctcttgttACAGGTGGGACCTGATGACTCCCTCATCAGCATCGCGCTCAAGTTCAACATCACCCCAAACAAACTGGTCCAGCTGAACAAGCTCTTCTCTCGCAGTGTCTACCCCGGTCAGGTGAGAACCTCGGCAGTAACACAAACCACTGCTTTAGTTTCCTCATCATTCCTCTGACCGGCTAACCATCTGCTGTCCATCTTAATACATACAGAAGCTGTTTGTCCCCGATGTGAGCCAGTCAGAAACGGACCTAAGGTCTCAGAGTTCCTCTGATCCCTCCTTTACAAATGGCTTATCAGAGAAAGCATCTCATGTAAGTAGGAAGGAATTCATGATGTTGCTTAGAGTACAGTGTGCAGTAGTTTACAGTAGCCATTTAGGaaacaaacaacattttgttaaaaaaggttttctgtCTTCCACCAATTATCTTAGAAGTTACACATTGGTTAATTGGGTAATCTAACAgcttcttttgtgtgttttcaagcTTTATCCAAAACTGTCCATCTACACTGGCTCTCTAACTGTGAGGCAATTATGTTTAACCCTCGAAGGTCTAGGGGCATTTCCACATTCTTCTTAATTTTACCTTTTTAAGggtatttacataaaacttATCCCCATGTGTTACATATCAAAACTCAGTTTTTTGTTGGggctttttgaaattttttagatctcttttgaaaacaaaccgTATGATGTGTTGTAGGAATTGTTTCGGTGAAGTGAGTTTACCGAAGATTATTAATATTAGATTATACATGATCAAAATGGTAAATAAATGTCTGACATGGAATTTTGTAACATGGCTTTTTGAGTAGGAGTTTTGTCAAACATCGTTTGGACGCGCTAGTGcatcttttgtcctcagagggttaagtcAAATTATGGCTCTGCAACTACAAAATGTTATCTTGTTCTCTCGTAACTCAATTTCTGATAGAAATATAATTCATGGTAAGAGTGACCACTTATAATTGTTGAGTGCATAAACAACGTGGATGGAATATTTTGCAATGGAAGTTGAATTAATCTTCCAGCATTTGACAGTCAAATGAAAAAGAACTTTTGGACACTTACAAATGTAATTGCTCTAGTGGCCTAAAATCTCCCGGTGATTAAACTCTTCCAAACAAGCTGCACtaaacacaagcataacattcaggTCTCTGATCAGGTCCTCTTAACTTCCTGCAGGGCGGCACCGCAAACTGCATGTCAGCTAAGTCCCTCCGGCGTGAGCTCTCCCCAAACTCTGAGGACGAGAGCCCGGCAACGGTTAAATTCATCAAGATGAGCTGCAAATATTTCACTGATGGCATGGTAAGAAACCTTGAAAATGAATGCTGAAACACTTAGTTTCCTTAATTACTCTGGTAAAATGTGATCAGAGTTTCCCGACATTTTATATACTTAACAGAACGGTATCTAACAGCATCTACCACTCTGGTATTTTTTATTCTGGTGTTATTGATCCAGCTTTGGCGGATCaatgttgcccccccccctccagctcAGTACTGCCTGTGTTATTTTTTGCAGGGAGTGGTGGGAGGCGTGCTGATCGTCACCCCCAACAACATCATGTTTGACCCCCACAAGTCCGACCCCCTGGTGATCGAGCTTGGTTGCGAGGAGTACGGCCTGATCTGCCCCATGGAGGAGGTGGTCTCGGTGGCGCTGTATGACGACGTGTCGCGCATGAAGCTCAAAGATGCTCTGCCATCGTAAGAGCTCTGAACCGTCTTTTCCTCAGTTTCCCTCAGGTTCTTCTTTCAGCCCTCATCTCAGATTGCTCCTTTCTTGTTCCTCTTTCCAGTTTCCAGTTTTTCTTCTCAGGACTTAAACTGTACAAAAGATCCTTTCGATTCACAGGACTTTTCATGTTTGCCTCTTTAACACATCCTTTTTCATCAAGTACCTTTGTTTCCACTGGATCTTGTCTAGTAGTGGGTTTTTAGGACCCagattccattttttttatttgttcttcatctttttttatcattatttttgatTCATTTGCTGTTTCacatcatgtgtgttattttgttttgtcattttggtCATTTATAATTTCAGTTTGGaccttttcttttctatttttcattttcatcctGGTTTGCGGTGCGGTATGTGTGATGCCCCGTGACCCCCACAGAGACCTACCCCAGGATTTGTGTCCTGTGTACAGGCCCGGCGAGTGGGAGCAACTGCCGTCAGAGCAAGATCTAAACCCTTTCAGCCGCTATGAAGCTCTTGATCCAAAGCGACCAATCATCTTGGACGACATCGATTCGACCCTCTCAGAAACTGGTAACCTCGTCATGTCACCCCATGTTGACTGTATTTGGCTCTCGTGAGTCCAAGTCTCAAAATAATTTTTTCATATTCTCAGCAGTGAGTGAAATCACTCCAAaatggtgtttgtttgtttttgataaattaaattcagatttTCCTTTTGCAtaagttaaaatgtatttttcatatACATTTTATGACAGTTGAGGCTTAATCTTCAACAAGCTAAAACTTATTGATGCTAAGTCTAGCTTCACAAGtgtgaatatttgttttttttttagtcttctATGATAGTAAACTGAGTAACTCTGGGTTTCGACTGTCGGTAGGGTAATTGTGATGCCCGTTGATTGTACAGACCAAATAATTAATCCATAAACGTGAttggaaatgaaaatgtcttaGTCTTTAAACTGTTTTATCTTAATACCAGCGAGCACAGAGGGCGAGCAGACAGAGAAGTCTCCGTCAGACGAAGGCTTCACGGAGTTGGAGCCGACCGTCAACGGGAGCATCGAAGAGGCAGAGGCGATGTCCAAAACACTCAGCACTGTCAGCAGGGACCAACAGGAACTCGGACCCAGCCGCCCAGGCCGGCCAGACTTTCAGGAAAAGTCGATTCTTGTTCAAACTAAAGCGAAGCTggatgatgaagaggatgagGGCGTAGCTCAGAACAACTCTATTGAGGATGGAGAGTCAATACAATTCTCTTCAGAGACTAAAAAACAGGGTGACTCGCGTCATAAACCAACAAACCAAGAGGAAACCAAAGATATCACAACTAAAGGGACTGAAGAGCTGCTAAATGGTGCACACGCACATGATAAAAGAATCAGCGCACCACTGGACCAAAACAGGGAATTGAGTCTGAAGGAGGCTTCCCAGGTTCGTGGAGACTCGAGTCCTAAGAGACAAAGCCCCGACAGACCAGCAGGTGGGGCTGAACTCAGTGAGGAGGAGAAGCGGAAGAAAAGCTATGAAGCAGAAGTGAAGTCATGGCTGCTGGAGAGGGTGCAGGCCCCAATAGAAGGTAGGAATTATAAACTAGATATTAAACCCATAGGTAGATTGTCACAACTATCGTAgctatttgacattttacatgTTAAATATCGAAAAATGTTATCTCCCTGAAGTGTCCCCAAGTCTTCTCTTTGGATTTCTTAAAGCCCCTTTGTGCAGAATATAACCATTTCAGACTTTGGCAACTCCAGGTGAAGGTGGGCTACAATAAAACGGAGTGTAGCGTTAAACTAATAAAAATACccgtttatttttatttttttccttttctctatAGACATGCTTTTTTCATCCGAGGAGAAGAGTAAAATCCCACCTATGTTCCTGTGCTTCAAAGTGGGAAAGCCAATGAGGAAGTCCTTTGCCACCGGGATGACCTCTAGTCCCGCCCACTCATTTGGGGGCCGGGGCAAACAGCCAGAATACTGGTTTGCTGTGCCACAAGAAAGGTGAGACACCGATAGGTGATCCTTGACCCTTGTCTTGAACTACAATATGTGTAAGCTAGCAGTGTGTTTTTAACCCCTccaatatactgtgtgtgtgtctgtgtgttccagGGTGGACCATCTGTACGCATTTTTCGTCCAGTGGTCTCCGCATGTGTACGGGAAGGAGGCTCGGGAGCAGGGCTTTGTGGTGGTGGAGAAAGATGAGCTGGACATGATAGACAACTTCTTCAGTGACCCTGCATCTTGCAGCTGGGAGGTAAGCTCAGTGCAGGCAACACACTCGCTTCCTTCTATTTCCATCACAGAATGAACCCTATAATAGTGTGTTCGCTTTCAATTCTAATACAGT of the Etheostoma spectabile isolate EspeVRDwgs_2016 chromosome 18, UIUC_Espe_1.0, whole genome shotgun sequence genome contains:
- the ncoa7b gene encoding nuclear receptor coactivator 7 isoform X2; the protein is MEKRDRKPGYFARLKRRRQLKESQSEKNVAEQNPGIISCPDIPNDSDPNRKKDLQRITEKPPAGSDDGGKSKNQAKREKKRPPGTVDFIVGPDDSLISIALKFNITPNKLVQLNKLFSRSVYPGQKLFVPDVSQSETDLRSQSSSDPSFTNGLSEKASHGGTANCMSAKSLRRELSPNSEDESPATVKFIKMSCKYFTDGMGVVGGVLIVTPNNIMFDPHKSDPLVIELGCEEYGLICPMEEVVSVALYDDVSRMKLKDALPSPGEWEQLPSEQDLNPFSRYEALDPKRPIILDDIDSTLSETASTEGEQTEKSPSDEGFTELEPTVNGSIEEAEAMSKTLSTVSRDQQELGPSRPGRPDFQEKSILVQTKAKLDDEEDEGVAQNNSIEDGESIQFSSETKKQGDSRHKPTNQEETKDITTKGTEELLNGAHAHDKRISAPLDQNRELSLKEASQVRGDSSPKRQSPDRPAGGAELSEEEKRKKSYEAEVKSWLLERVQAPIEDMLFSSEEKSKIPPMFLCFKVGKPMRKSFATGMTSSPAHSFGGRGKQPEYWFAVPQERVDHLYAFFVQWSPHVYGKEAREQGFVVVEKDELDMIDNFFSDPASCSWEIITIDEAKRRQSFSSCDGELPVDALPMLSDASDVLQDTHIEKLACRLPARVQIYPWRLAYSTVKHGTSLKTLYRSLADVDSPVLLVIKDMDNQIFGAFSTHPFRVSEHCYGTGETFLYSFCPEIKVYRWTGENSYFVKGNTDSLQMGGGGGQLGLWLDAELYRGTTTKCATFNNQPLSAQQDFNIHSVEVWTFE
- the ncoa7b gene encoding nuclear receptor coactivator 7 isoform X1 → MEKRDRKPGYFARLKRRRQLKESQSEKNVAEQNPGIISCPDIPNDSDPNRKKDLQRITEKPPAGSDDGGKSKNQAKREKKRPPGTVDFIVGPDDSLISIALKFNITPNKLVQLNKLFSRSVYPGQKLFVPDVSQSETDLRSQSSSDPSFTNGLSEKASHGGTANCMSAKSLRRELSPNSEDESPATVKFIKMSCKYFTDGMGVVGGVLIVTPNNIMFDPHKSDPLVIELGCEEYGLICPMEEVVSVALYDDVSRMKLKDALPSDLPQDLCPVYRPGEWEQLPSEQDLNPFSRYEALDPKRPIILDDIDSTLSETASTEGEQTEKSPSDEGFTELEPTVNGSIEEAEAMSKTLSTVSRDQQELGPSRPGRPDFQEKSILVQTKAKLDDEEDEGVAQNNSIEDGESIQFSSETKKQGDSRHKPTNQEETKDITTKGTEELLNGAHAHDKRISAPLDQNRELSLKEASQVRGDSSPKRQSPDRPAGGAELSEEEKRKKSYEAEVKSWLLERVQAPIEDMLFSSEEKSKIPPMFLCFKVGKPMRKSFATGMTSSPAHSFGGRGKQPEYWFAVPQERVDHLYAFFVQWSPHVYGKEAREQGFVVVEKDELDMIDNFFSDPASCSWEIITIDEAKRRQSFSSCDGELPVDALPMLSDASDVLQDTHIEKLACRLPARVQIYPWRLAYSTVKHGTSLKTLYRSLADVDSPVLLVIKDMDNQIFGAFSTHPFRVSEHCYGTGETFLYSFCPEIKVYRWTGENSYFVKGNTDSLQMGGGGGQLGLWLDAELYRGTTTKCATFNNQPLSAQQDFNIHSVEVWTFE